Proteins encoded together in one Urocitellus parryii isolate mUroPar1 chromosome 3, mUroPar1.hap1, whole genome shotgun sequence window:
- the Ctdspl gene encoding CTD small phosphatase-like protein isoform X1 yields the protein MDGPAIITQVTNPKEDEGRAPGAGEKASQCNVSLKKQRNRSILSSFFCCFRDYNVETPPSSSPSVLPPLVEENGGLQKGDQRQVIPIPSPPAKYLLPEVTVLDYGKKCVVIDLDETLVHSSFKPISNADFIVPVEIDGTIHQVYVLKRPHVDEFLQRMGQLFECVLFTASLAKYADPVADLLDRWGVFRARLFRESCVFHRGNYVKDLSRLGRELSKVIIVDNSPASYIFHPENAVPVQSWFDDMTDTELLDLIPFFEGLSREDDVYSMLQRLCNR from the exons CTTCCCAGTGCAATGTCAGCTTAAAGAAGCAGAGGAACCGCAGCATCCTTAGCTCCTTTTTCTGTTGCTTCCGTGATTATAATGTGGAGACCCCTCCATCCAGCAGTCCCAGTGTGCTTCCGCCACTGGTGGAGGAGAATGGTGGGCTTCAGAAG gGTGACCAGAGGCAGGTCATTCCCATACCAAGT cCACCAGCTAAATACCTCCTTCCAGAGGTGACGGTGCTTGACTATGGAAAGAAATGTGTGGTCATTGATTTAGATGAAACCTTGGTGCACAGTTCATTTAAG CCTATTAGTAATGCTGATTTTATTGTTCCGGTTGAAATCGATGGAACTATACATCAG GTGTACGTGCTGAAGCGGCCACATGTGGACGAATTCCTCCAGAGGATGGGGCAGCTCTTTGAGTGTGTGCTCTTTACTGCCAGCTTGGCCAAG TATGCAGACCCTGTGGCTGACCTCCTAGACCGCTGGGGTGTGTTCCGGGCCCGGCTCTTCAGAGAGTCCTGTGTTTTCCATCGTGGGAACTACGTGAAGGACCTGAGTCGCCTGGGTCGGGAGCTGAGCAAAGTGATCATCGTggacaattctcctgcctcctaCATCTTCCATCCTGAGAATGCA GTGCCTGTGCAGTCCTGGTTCGATGACATGACGGACACGGAGCTGCTGGACCTCATCCCCTTCTTCGAGGGCCTGAGCCGTGAGGACGACGTGTACAGCATGCTGCAGAGGCTCTGCAATAGGTAG
- the Ctdspl gene encoding CTD small phosphatase-like protein isoform X2, whose translation MDGPAIITQVTNPKEDEGRAPGAGEKASQCNVSLKKQRNRSILSSFFCCFRDYNVETPPSSSPSVLPPLVEENGGLQKPPAKYLLPEVTVLDYGKKCVVIDLDETLVHSSFKPISNADFIVPVEIDGTIHQVYVLKRPHVDEFLQRMGQLFECVLFTASLAKYADPVADLLDRWGVFRARLFRESCVFHRGNYVKDLSRLGRELSKVIIVDNSPASYIFHPENAVPVQSWFDDMTDTELLDLIPFFEGLSREDDVYSMLQRLCNR comes from the exons CTTCCCAGTGCAATGTCAGCTTAAAGAAGCAGAGGAACCGCAGCATCCTTAGCTCCTTTTTCTGTTGCTTCCGTGATTATAATGTGGAGACCCCTCCATCCAGCAGTCCCAGTGTGCTTCCGCCACTGGTGGAGGAGAATGGTGGGCTTCAGAAG cCACCAGCTAAATACCTCCTTCCAGAGGTGACGGTGCTTGACTATGGAAAGAAATGTGTGGTCATTGATTTAGATGAAACCTTGGTGCACAGTTCATTTAAG CCTATTAGTAATGCTGATTTTATTGTTCCGGTTGAAATCGATGGAACTATACATCAG GTGTACGTGCTGAAGCGGCCACATGTGGACGAATTCCTCCAGAGGATGGGGCAGCTCTTTGAGTGTGTGCTCTTTACTGCCAGCTTGGCCAAG TATGCAGACCCTGTGGCTGACCTCCTAGACCGCTGGGGTGTGTTCCGGGCCCGGCTCTTCAGAGAGTCCTGTGTTTTCCATCGTGGGAACTACGTGAAGGACCTGAGTCGCCTGGGTCGGGAGCTGAGCAAAGTGATCATCGTggacaattctcctgcctcctaCATCTTCCATCCTGAGAATGCA GTGCCTGTGCAGTCCTGGTTCGATGACATGACGGACACGGAGCTGCTGGACCTCATCCCCTTCTTCGAGGGCCTGAGCCGTGAGGACGACGTGTACAGCATGCTGCAGAGGCTCTGCAATAGGTAG